A window from Corynebacterium accolens encodes these proteins:
- a CDS encoding DEAD/DEAH box helicase, producing MSITDNATGGVNEPEDFNKSESQDNSQGVNQDTRAANTSEGTGAESKDSANDNSQGFEHLGLPDKILQAVAKVGFTTPSPIQAETIPILMEGRDVVGLAQTGTGKTAAFALPVLSQLDPHARHPQALVLAPTRELALQVADAFQSFAETLKGIEVLPIYGGQAYGIQLSGLRRGAQVIVGTPGRVIDHLEKGSLDLSQLQFLVLDEADEMLNMGFQEDVERILESTPDRKQVALFSATMPNAIRRLSKQYLHNPAEVTVKSERRTNDNIKQRFLLIPHRAKMDAFTRILEVITYDAIIVFCRTKHETEEVAEALRDRGYSAAAINGDIAQAQRERTVDQLKDGRLDILVATDVAARGLDVERITHVVNFDIPNDTESYVHRIGRTGRAGRSGEAILFVTPRERRMLRSIERVTNARLEEMDLPSVDEVNEKRKEKFAQAITQSMDNKQADFFRNLVRKYSEENDVAMDDIAAALAVMHQGGKNFLLEDKPLPKPKKDRRDRDDRKRDRDFKGGGKNRGGSKRPDGDFETYRLDVGKRQNVRPGAIVGAIANEGGLSAKDFGRITIAVGHTLVDLPKNMDPAVLDRLKDTRISGQLIKIQKDTGRPPRRDGGGGGRKHGGRFRD from the coding sequence ATGAGCATTACCGATAACGCCACCGGCGGCGTAAACGAGCCGGAAGATTTTAATAAGTCGGAATCTCAGGACAACTCGCAAGGTGTCAACCAGGACACCAGGGCTGCGAATACTTCTGAGGGCACCGGCGCTGAGTCCAAGGACTCGGCCAACGACAACTCCCAGGGGTTCGAGCACCTCGGCCTGCCAGATAAAATTCTGCAAGCCGTTGCGAAAGTAGGCTTCACCACGCCGTCCCCCATCCAAGCAGAAACCATCCCGATCCTGATGGAAGGCCGCGACGTCGTGGGCCTTGCACAGACCGGTACCGGCAAGACCGCAGCCTTCGCGCTGCCGGTCTTGTCCCAGCTTGACCCGCATGCGCGCCACCCGCAGGCACTCGTCCTCGCGCCTACCCGCGAGCTCGCCCTGCAGGTTGCAGATGCCTTCCAATCCTTCGCAGAAACCCTCAAGGGTATCGAGGTTCTTCCCATCTACGGTGGCCAGGCCTACGGCATCCAGCTGTCTGGCCTGCGCCGCGGCGCCCAGGTCATCGTGGGTACCCCGGGTCGCGTCATCGATCACTTGGAAAAGGGCTCGCTTGACCTGTCCCAGCTGCAGTTCCTCGTCCTCGATGAGGCCGATGAGATGCTGAACATGGGCTTCCAGGAAGACGTCGAGCGCATCCTCGAAAGCACCCCGGACCGCAAGCAGGTGGCGCTTTTCTCCGCCACCATGCCTAATGCCATCCGCCGGCTGTCCAAGCAGTACCTGCACAACCCGGCGGAAGTAACCGTTAAGTCCGAGCGCCGTACCAACGACAACATTAAGCAGCGTTTCCTGCTGATTCCGCACCGTGCAAAGATGGATGCGTTCACCCGCATCCTCGAGGTCATTACCTATGACGCCATCATCGTCTTCTGCCGCACCAAGCACGAGACCGAAGAAGTGGCCGAGGCCCTGCGCGATCGCGGCTACAGCGCTGCTGCCATTAACGGCGACATCGCCCAGGCGCAGCGCGAACGCACCGTCGACCAGCTCAAGGATGGCCGCCTAGACATCCTCGTGGCCACTGACGTCGCCGCACGTGGCCTCGACGTGGAGCGCATCACCCACGTGGTGAACTTCGATATCCCGAACGATACCGAGTCCTACGTGCACCGCATTGGCCGCACCGGTCGTGCTGGCCGTTCCGGTGAGGCAATCCTGTTTGTCACCCCGCGCGAGCGCCGCATGCTGCGTTCCATCGAGCGCGTGACCAACGCACGCCTCGAAGAGATGGACCTGCCCTCCGTCGATGAGGTCAATGAAAAGCGCAAGGAAAAGTTTGCGCAGGCCATCACCCAGTCCATGGACAACAAGCAGGCCGATTTCTTCCGCAACTTGGTGCGCAAGTACTCGGAAGAAAATGACGTCGCGATGGATGACATCGCCGCGGCGCTGGCCGTCATGCACCAGGGTGGCAAGAACTTCCTATTGGAAGACAAGCCTTTGCCCAAGCCAAAGAAGGACCGCCGCGATCGCGATGACCGCAAGCGCGACCGTGACTTCAAGGGCGGCGGCAAGAACCGCGGCGGCTCCAAGCGGCCGGATGGTGACTTTGAGACGTACCGGTTGGACGTCGGCAAGCGCCAGAATGTCCGCCCAGGTGCCATCGTCGGTGCAATCGCCAACGAAGGTGGCCTGTCCGCCAAGGACTTCGGCCGCATTACCATTGCGGTGGGACACACTCTCGTGGACCTGCCGAAGAACATGGACCCAGCTGTGCTGGACCGTCTGAAGGATACCCGGATTTCTGGGCAGCTCATCAAGATTCAGAAGGATACTGGTCGCCCGCCTCGCCGTGATGGCGGCGGCGGTGGACGCAAACATGGTGGTCGCTTCCGCGACTAA
- a CDS encoding HNH endonuclease signature motif containing protein — protein sequence MNAPYYANTNPENSTSRAATEIRKAEYQFWERLHPDPDDDIEVISQSLSDLTGARQSRIRNIIFAFERLKELPRLRARQEQHFHLDLDRLITIDQTLAKLGAIDAEKKFTIDDALTNYLXPTRPNQKLPSHRNLRRKLRELIVRLDPSIAARDPRRKQAYSVEPTGGEWAAXCLDVGLETAEIIDRNIRDIATDKDLTMAEAAVELLTGKAQPKAKVVLNMYRCDLPDAPAFVQNLGWVSPETADDLEARATTTRDMEKAGQAESPNYVTPPDIRAFVEGLDGTCRWPGCTRPAVASQMDHRHDFADGGPTSAANLTCLCQHHHNIKTDGRAFYIKDPISGDIVWLFDDSTWVYDSASGPLAPKNRRWAQTVAQATQKRRENAHAGAQQLKEELREESTHEKGDSDDTVPEK from the coding sequence ATGAATGCGCCATATTATGCCAATACTAATCCGGAAAATTCTACCTCCCGTGCAGCTACAGAGATTAGGAAAGCGGAATACCAGTTCTGGGAGAGGCTTCACCCTGACCCGGATGATGATATCGAAGTTATTAGCCAATCCCTGTCTGACTTAACTGGGGCGCGTCAGTCCCGAATTAGAAATATTATCTTCGCCTTCGAGCGATTAAAGGAGCTGCCGCGGCTGCGCGCCCGGCAAGAACAGCATTTCCATTTAGATTTAGACCGCCTGATTACGATTGACCAAACCCTAGCCAAGCTCGGCGCCATTGATGCGGAGAAGAAGTTTACTATCGATGACGCCCTGACCAACTACTTGMCCCCAACCCGCCCCAATCAAAAGCTGCCCTCGCACCGCAATCTCCGCCGCAAGTTACGCGAGCTCATCGTGCGCCTCGATCCCTCAATTGCCGCGCGGGATCCGCGCCGCAAGCAAGCCTATAGCGTTGAACCTACAGGCGGGGAGTGGGCTGCGGKTTGTCTGGACGTCGGGTTAGAAACCGCGGAGATAATCGACCGCAATATTCGGGATATCGCTACGGACAAGGACCTCACGATGGCTGAGGCCGCAGTGGAGCTGCTGACCGGAAAGGCGCAACCAAAGGCCAAGGTCGTGTTGAATATGTATCGCTGCGACCTGCCGGATGCACCCGCGTTTGTACAAAACTTAGGCTGGGTATCCCCGGAGACCGCGGATGACCTAGAGGCTCGGGCGACAACGACAAGGGACATGGAGAAGGCCGGTCAGGCGGAGAGCCCGAATTATGTGACTCCGCCAGATATCCGGGCGTTTGTAGAGGGCTTGGATGGCACGTGCCGGTGGCCAGGCTGTACGCGGCCGGCGGTGGCGTCCCAGATGGACCATCGGCACGACTTTGCAGATGGTGGGCCGACCTCGGCGGCAAACCTCACTTGCCTGTGCCAGCACCATCACAATATAAAGACCGATGGGAGGGCGTTTTATATCAAGGACCCGATAAGTGGGGACATCGTCTGGCTTTTCGATGACTCTACGTGGGTCTACGACTCCGCGAGCGGACCGTTGGCGCCGAAGAACCGCAGGTGGGCGCAGACGGTGGCGCAGGCCACGCAGAAGCGGCGGGAGAATGCGCATGCAGGTGCGCAGCAACTAAAAGAAGAGCTTAGGGAGGAGTCCACGCATGAAAAAGGGGACAGCGATGACACTGTCCCCGAAAAGTAA
- a CDS encoding MarR family winged helix-turn-helix transcriptional regulator, protein MSEQTRWLNDDEQELWRLLLAATRKIDRGMDETLKAGGEISVSEFAVLASLSEAPDQHLRLRDLCTELAWDRSRASHQVTRMEKRGLLVKEKTTDDGRGVNVHITEAGLHHLERAAPEHVESVRRLVFDHLHEDDVPALKRFFHGVLQVNNIPGYSGFVPDSLLNGGK, encoded by the coding sequence ATGTCTGAACAAACCCGCTGGTTAAACGATGATGAACAGGAGCTATGGCGCCTATTATTGGCTGCGACCCGCAAGATAGATAGGGGCATGGACGAGACCCTTAAGGCGGGCGGGGAGATTTCCGTCTCGGAATTCGCGGTCTTGGCATCCCTTTCGGAAGCCCCAGATCAGCACCTGCGCCTGCGCGACCTGTGCACGGAACTGGCCTGGGATCGCTCGCGCGCCTCCCACCAGGTCACGCGCATGGAAAAGCGCGGGCTCTTGGTCAAGGAAAAGACCACCGATGATGGCCGCGGGGTCAACGTGCACATCACGGAGGCTGGGCTCCACCACCTCGAGCGCGCGGCCCCCGAGCACGTGGAATCCGTCCGGCGGTTGGTCTTCGACCACCTCCACGAGGATGACGTTCCCGCGCTCAAGCGCTTTTTCCATGGGGTATTGCAGGTCAATAATATCCCCGGCTATTCGGGATTCGTCCCGGATTCTTTATTGAATGGAGGAAAATAA
- a CDS encoding HNH endonuclease family protein has translation MKSYYLAALSCITALVIAWYAWPFPRFDVSTVPARTELQGYDRDEFGGWQPNGACTTREAIMENQASEAFADCRPQSGTIYDPYAGETISATSPIEVDHIFPLSAAFDMGAAEWDQDTKRRFANDPLNLVATSRKLNQEKSDSLPSEWLPPANRCDYSRRLAEIARKYELPLSRADVRAMRRQCRFDF, from the coding sequence ATGAAGTCCTATTACCTGGCCGCGCTATCATGCATAACCGCTCTCGTTATCGCATGGTATGCGTGGCCTTTTCCGCGTTTTGATGTCTCCACCGTGCCAGCTCGCACGGAATTGCAAGGCTACGACCGCGACGAGTTCGGCGGCTGGCAGCCCAACGGCGCATGCACTACGCGGGAGGCCATCATGGAGAACCAAGCCAGCGAGGCCTTCGCTGACTGCCGGCCACAATCCGGCACGATCTATGACCCCTACGCGGGCGAGACGATTTCAGCCACCTCCCCCATTGAGGTCGACCACATCTTCCCTCTTTCTGCCGCCTTTGACATGGGTGCCGCAGAATGGGACCAAGACACCAAGAGGCGTTTTGCCAACGATCCTCTCAACTTGGTGGCCACCAGCCGGAAGCTCAATCAAGAAAAGTCCGATTCCCTTCCTTCCGAATGGTTGCCGCCTGCCAACCGCTGCGATTACTCGCGGCGCCTCGCAGAGATCGCGCGGAAGTACGAGCTGCCCTTGTCCCGCGCGGACGTCCGTGCAATGAGAAGGCAATGTCGGTTCGATTTCTAG
- the putP gene encoding sodium/proline symporter PutP, with protein MQESTWYVIAMIVYFLVMAAIGYWSYKQTDEYDDYVLGGRGLHPFVAALSAGASDMSGWLLMGLPGALFLSGFSELWMPIGLLIGAWANWKWIAPRLRAYSEVAGDSITVPSFFENRLRDKSRLLRIISAVIIIFFFTFYVSSGMVSGGRYFESTFGGDYITGMLVIAAVTIFYTFIGGFLAVSYTDAMQGMLMFVALLIVPIMALFALDDAGAIFSFATENNYATDGALEPNDNYFSLFAGVSAGVIVGNAAWGLGYFGQPHIIVRFMALRKPSDAKQGRFYGITWMGLSVIGAIFVALTGTVYFTQFGETITDQENFETIFLDMAQAMMHPLPAGFILTAVLAAIMSTMSSQMLVVSSSLIEDLYLIIAKRKPDERILINLSRTAVVVIAVIAALLAINPSDSILGLVGFAWAGFGSAFGPLVILALYWKRLNATGAIAGMVTGAVVAIGWGMSPLGDSLYEMVPGFFSALIVTVLVTLATKQPDQEVLDEFEEAEKLAKLVEKDDSLDFEEAAEKVSDNK; from the coding sequence GTGCAAGAATCAACTTGGTACGTCATTGCGATGATTGTCTATTTCCTCGTAATGGCAGCCATTGGCTACTGGAGCTACAAACAAACCGACGAATACGACGATTATGTTTTGGGCGGCCGTGGCCTGCACCCATTCGTAGCTGCTCTCTCCGCCGGTGCATCTGATATGTCCGGCTGGCTGCTCATGGGTCTGCCTGGCGCGCTCTTCCTTTCCGGTTTTTCCGAGCTGTGGATGCCTATCGGCCTCCTTATCGGTGCATGGGCAAACTGGAAGTGGATTGCGCCGCGTCTGCGCGCGTACTCGGAGGTTGCGGGCGATTCCATTACGGTCCCCTCCTTCTTCGAGAACCGTCTGCGCGATAAGTCGCGCCTGCTGCGTATTATCTCCGCAGTTATCATTATCTTCTTCTTTACCTTCTACGTCTCTTCCGGCATGGTCTCCGGTGGTCGTTACTTCGAGTCCACCTTCGGTGGCGACTACATCACCGGTATGTTGGTCATCGCCGCAGTGACCATTTTCTACACCTTCATCGGTGGCTTCTTGGCAGTGTCCTACACCGATGCTATGCAGGGCATGCTCATGTTCGTCGCCCTGCTGATCGTGCCAATCATGGCGCTTTTCGCTCTTGACGATGCCGGCGCGATCTTCTCCTTCGCTACCGAAAACAACTACGCTACCGACGGCGCACTAGAGCCAAACGATAACTACTTCTCTCTCTTCGCTGGCGTTTCCGCTGGTGTTATCGTTGGTAACGCCGCTTGGGGTCTTGGCTACTTTGGTCAGCCGCACATCATCGTGCGCTTCATGGCGCTGCGTAAGCCTTCTGACGCCAAGCAGGGCCGTTTCTACGGCATCACCTGGATGGGCCTTTCCGTCATCGGCGCTATCTTCGTTGCGCTGACCGGTACTGTGTACTTCACCCAGTTCGGTGAAACCATTACTGACCAAGAGAACTTCGAGACCATCTTCTTGGATATGGCTCAGGCCATGATGCACCCATTGCCTGCTGGTTTCATCTTGACCGCAGTCTTGGCAGCGATCATGTCCACCATGTCCTCCCAGATGCTCGTGGTTTCCTCTTCCCTGATTGAGGACCTCTACCTCATCATCGCAAAGCGCAAGCCTGACGAGCGCATCCTGATTAACCTGTCCCGTACCGCCGTTGTGGTCATCGCGGTTATCGCCGCACTCCTGGCTATCAACCCGTCCGACTCCATTCTTGGCCTGGTCGGCTTCGCATGGGCTGGTTTCGGTTCCGCATTCGGTCCGCTGGTCATCCTGGCTCTGTACTGGAAGCGCCTCAACGCAACCGGTGCAATCGCCGGTATGGTCACCGGTGCAGTCGTCGCCATCGGCTGGGGCATGTCCCCGCTCGGCGATTCCCTCTACGAGATGGTTCCGGGCTTCTTCTCCGCACTCATCGTCACCGTTCTGGTCACCTTGGCTACCAAGCAGCCAGACCAGGAGGTCTTGGACGAGTTCGAGGAAGCCGAGAAGCTTGCCAAGCTCGTTGAAAAGGACGACTCCCTGGACTTCGAGGAAGCAGCAGAAAAGGTTTCCGATAACAAGTAG
- a CDS encoding DEAD/DEAH box helicase, protein MLAAMASYLVHGLWLPVSGLGLWIEQVEGHKIVMPSAVPEGTFPQAIDAILAKKSFRNRARVSLRTPKGKDVSLMVPMAMFAPEEAVEALAQLEYLDHHPPASIAPDLHWLIHAYSGLSKFVRAGRVTFRLAYQANEWFPMWQLASGLGERGWLAEMMAAAPGILHINNRALSDDLADELTHWIANRELQPLLNEPRSMPWHDFARALLTTSPIRRGRAQLLRALNEWKNSIYQVELQLVYIVEEPEEQDPEDAAWPIRVRVRSGTDSPRPVLAEELDRASIEKLRENHRKALHAAPSLGQSTQMPQPGDGDWDVYLDTEQLTQFIAHEVPELKRRGITVMLPKSWAQMDTKAKLETREARDPAEAATKKHIGMNQLVDYNWRMSVGDVELTESEMNELVNSKSGLIQLRGKWVMADTQVVSKVSFYMEELADKSRERAKKELEQLAASAEMAKKLGEPGWQQLMAEVERRRAEFNEKSEHQVTVAELRELALESMAQEPIEFTGSTWHTALLGGMDTVAPKRVDIPEAVHAELREYQRTGVDWLYWMSRNNIGAVLADDMGLGKTLQLLSLLAVEKERGEQTGPTLVVAPTSVVGNWAREARRFVPDFEVMVQHGAGRPSGEKFLEAAGKADLVITTYGTVSRDFNLLGEVSWQRVVLDEAQAIKNSATRSSKAVRSLPSEHRVALTGTPVENRLSEMRSILDFCNPGILGTASFFRNHFAKAIERNNDEEMSERLRALTAPLILRRVKTDPNIIDDLPEKSEQILTVSMTTEQAALYKALVNEVKKSLEDATGISKRGIVLASLTRIKQICNHPAHYLGDDSPVVIKGKHRSGKVKELMRIVDAATESGERLLIFTQYKAFGDILQPYLSGQLGHEIPFLHGGVTKKKRDQMVEDFQADDGPQAMILSLKAGGTGLNLTAASIVVHMDRWWNPAVENQATDRAFRIGQRRNVQVYKMITAGTLEESIQDILDGKTQLAGAVVGEGEGWLTELEPDQLAELMSYRGKE, encoded by the coding sequence ATGCTGGCGGCTATGGCTTCTTACCTTGTGCATGGCCTTTGGCTGCCGGTCTCGGGGCTTGGTCTATGGATTGAGCAGGTAGAAGGGCACAAGATTGTTATGCCTTCGGCCGTGCCAGAAGGGACGTTTCCGCAGGCTATTGATGCCATCTTGGCTAAGAAATCATTCCGGAACCGGGCGCGAGTATCACTACGGACGCCAAAGGGTAAGGACGTCTCGCTCATGGTGCCCATGGCCATGTTTGCCCCGGAAGAAGCGGTAGAAGCCCTAGCCCAGCTGGAATACCTGGATCATCATCCACCGGCATCAATTGCGCCGGATCTGCACTGGCTCATTCACGCATATAGCGGCCTGAGCAAGTTTGTCCGCGCGGGCAGGGTGACGTTCCGGCTGGCCTACCAGGCCAACGAGTGGTTCCCCATGTGGCAGTTGGCCTCAGGTTTGGGCGAGCGCGGTTGGCTCGCAGAGATGATGGCCGCGGCACCCGGGATTCTCCATATAAATAATAGAGCCCTTTCAGATGACCTAGCGGATGAACTGACGCATTGGATTGCCAACCGGGAATTGCAGCCGCTGCTCAATGAACCCCGGTCAATGCCGTGGCACGACTTCGCCCGTGCACTACTGACGACGTCGCCCATTCGCCGCGGCCGCGCGCAACTACTGCGCGCGCTCAATGAATGGAAAAATTCCATTTACCAGGTGGAACTCCAACTCGTCTACATCGTGGAGGAGCCTGAAGAACAGGACCCCGAGGATGCAGCGTGGCCGATTCGGGTGCGGGTGCGCTCGGGAACGGATTCGCCGCGGCCGGTGTTGGCGGAGGAGCTGGATCGGGCGAGCATCGAGAAGCTGCGCGAAAACCACCGCAAGGCCCTGCACGCGGCGCCGAGCCTGGGCCAGAGCACGCAAATGCCCCAGCCAGGCGACGGCGATTGGGACGTCTACCTGGACACGGAACAGCTCACGCAGTTTATTGCGCACGAGGTACCCGAGCTGAAGAGGCGGGGCATTACCGTCATGCTGCCCAAATCGTGGGCGCAGATGGATACGAAGGCCAAGCTAGAAACCCGCGAGGCACGGGATCCGGCAGAGGCCGCGACAAAGAAGCACATCGGTATGAACCAGCTGGTGGACTATAACTGGCGCATGTCCGTTGGCGATGTGGAACTTACCGAATCCGAGATGAATGAGCTGGTCAATTCCAAGTCCGGGCTCATTCAGCTGCGCGGCAAGTGGGTCATGGCCGATACCCAGGTCGTGTCCAAGGTTTCTTTTTATATGGAGGAGCTGGCGGATAAGTCCCGCGAGCGCGCCAAGAAGGAGCTCGAGCAGCTGGCGGCCTCGGCGGAGATGGCCAAGAAGCTAGGTGAGCCGGGCTGGCAGCAGCTCATGGCAGAGGTCGAGCGTCGCCGAGCAGAGTTCAACGAGAAGAGCGAGCACCAGGTCACGGTGGCGGAGCTGCGGGAGCTGGCGCTCGAGTCGATGGCTCAGGAGCCCATCGAATTTACTGGCAGCACGTGGCATACCGCGTTGCTCGGCGGCATGGATACGGTTGCGCCGAAGCGCGTGGACATTCCGGAGGCCGTCCACGCGGAGCTGCGCGAGTATCAGCGCACTGGCGTGGACTGGCTGTATTGGATGTCGCGCAATAATATTGGTGCCGTGCTTGCCGATGACATGGGGCTCGGCAAAACACTCCAACTACTGTCCCTTTTGGCGGTGGAGAAGGAACGCGGTGAACAGACCGGGCCTACCTTGGTCGTCGCACCCACCTCCGTGGTGGGCAACTGGGCTCGCGAGGCCCGTCGCTTCGTGCCGGATTTCGAGGTCATGGTGCAACACGGCGCGGGACGGCCGAGCGGGGAGAAGTTCCTCGAGGCCGCAGGAAAAGCAGATCTCGTCATTACTACCTATGGCACCGTGAGCCGGGATTTCAACCTCTTGGGTGAGGTGTCCTGGCAGCGGGTGGTCCTTGATGAAGCGCAGGCCATTAAGAACTCGGCCACGCGTTCCTCCAAGGCGGTGCGATCGCTGCCGTCTGAACACCGCGTGGCGCTGACCGGTACGCCGGTAGAAAACCGCCTGTCCGAGATGCGGTCCATCTTGGACTTTTGCAACCCAGGCATTTTGGGCACGGCGTCCTTTTTCCGCAATCATTTTGCCAAGGCCATCGAGCGCAATAATGATGAGGAGATGTCCGAGCGCCTGCGCGCGCTGACCGCACCTCTTATCCTGCGCCGCGTCAAGACCGATCCCAATATCATCGATGACCTGCCGGAAAAGTCCGAGCAGATTCTTACGGTATCCATGACTACAGAGCAGGCGGCTTTGTATAAGGCGCTGGTCAATGAGGTGAAGAAGAGCTTGGAGGATGCTACGGGCATCAGCAAGCGCGGGATCGTCTTGGCCTCCCTGACGCGCATTAAGCAGATCTGCAATCACCCGGCGCATTATTTGGGAGACGATTCGCCGGTGGTTATCAAGGGCAAGCACCGCTCGGGCAAGGTGAAGGAGCTGATGCGGATTGTCGATGCCGCCACCGAATCCGGCGAGCGCCTGCTGATCTTTACCCAGTACAAGGCCTTCGGTGATATCTTGCAGCCCTACCTGAGCGGGCAACTGGGCCACGAGATTCCCTTCCTGCACGGCGGGGTGACCAAGAAAAAGCGCGACCAGATGGTGGAGGACTTCCAGGCCGATGATGGCCCACAGGCGATGATCCTTTCGCTCAAGGCAGGCGGCACGGGCCTGAACCTAACCGCGGCGTCCATCGTGGTGCACATGGACCGCTGGTGGAACCCCGCGGTGGAAAACCAGGCCACGGACCGCGCCTTTCGCATTGGTCAGCGCCGCAACGTGCAGGTGTATAAGATGATTACGGCTGGCACGTTGGAAGAATCCATCCAAGACATCTTGGATGGCAAGACGCAGCTGGCTGGCGCCGTCGTCGGCGAAGGCGAGGGCTGGCTCACGGAACTGGAGCCGGACCAGCTGGCAGAGCTCATGAGTTACCGGGGAAAGGAGTAA
- a CDS encoding SWIM zinc finger family protein, protein MAVKGDDNVIYANFGTRKRVSTPDEVNHVDRSGRLLSKTAARISSFTSYDADRGRISRGRQYAEGGHVVGLEIRNGAIHGRVAGSQNEPFSILIQLPYRDNDDIAALAGQFARTPNSVANARKGLLSEEALDTLFASEAEELRLSCTCPDSAYTCKHIVAVGDRXAXXAXAXPAXXFNMRGXXFARLEKAVMEQSQQISRESFGASDLSAEEKNDVFWNGREMPKLPHPKVAPALEDSDPDLLRKALRAVSHTNIDLLRAVSDIEDLYYHLTH, encoded by the coding sequence ATGGCCGTTAAGGGCGATGACAATGTCATCTACGCGAACTTTGGTACCCGCAAGCGCGTGAGTACCCCGGACGAGGTCAACCATGTCGACCGCAGCGGGCGGCTGCTGTCCAAGACCGCCGCCCGGATTTCGTCCTTTACCAGCTATGATGCGGACCGGGGGCGGATTAGCCGCGGGCGCCAGTACGCCGAAGGCGGTCACGTCGTTGGTTTGGAGATCCGCAATGGTGCCATCCATGGGCGCGTGGCTGGTTCCCAAAACGAGCCTTTTTCCATACTCATTCAGCTGCCGTACCGCGATAATGACGATATTGCGGCACTCGCCGGCCAATTCGCGCGCACCCCTAATTCCGTAGCGAATGCGCGCAAGGGCCTGTTATCTGAGGAAGCGCTGGATACGCTTTTTGCCAGCGAGGCCGAAGAACTGCGTCTATCCTGCACGTGCCCGGATTCCGCCTATACCTGCAAGCACATTGTGGCGGTGGGRGATAGGSTCGCCMCCCSCGCGGRKGCGGRTCCAGCCGKGRTTTTYAATATGCGCGGGSTGGRTTTTGCGCGTTTGGAAAAGGCCGTCATGGAGCAATCGCAGCAGATCTCCCGTGAAAGCTTTGGCGCCAGCGATTTATCCGCGGAAGAAAAGAACGACGTGTTCTGGAATGGCCGCGAGATGCCTAAGCTGCCGCACCCCAAGGTGGCCCCAGCATTGGAAGATTCCGATCCTGACCTCTTGCGCAAGGCCCTTCGAGCCGTATCGCATACCAATATTGATCTCTTGCGCGCCGTGTCCGATATTGAAGACCTCTACTACCACTTAACGCACTGA
- a CDS encoding metallophosphoesterase family protein encodes MTATTFIHTSDFQLGMTRWFLKGEAQGRFNDDRESAIMHLGQLAEEVGAQFIVVAGDVFEHNALSREILARATEMFKRLPVPVYVLPGNHDPLVADSVFYRTSADNVHVIADSEPIEVGKGVELVGAPYLSKRANHDLVRQALEPLEPTEGIRIAVGHGQVDSRSSGGDADTIDLEFVEQCLERGVIDYLALGDTHSTASLGKTGRVWFSGSPETTDFKECSTGGGEADSGNALVVRIEGEDIDIDKRSIGRWTFEALDASVNSTEDVERFLRSLEEYPDKVRTAIKYSLQGTLGIAAHARLQRGLDELEAVFASLRPRERTMYLFLEPSEDELANLDISGYAADALQELLDNREDPVARDAANLLFRLEG; translated from the coding sequence ATGACTGCAACGACCTTTATCCACACGTCCGACTTCCAGCTGGGAATGACCCGCTGGTTCTTAAAGGGGGAGGCGCAAGGTCGTTTCAACGATGACCGCGAGTCCGCCATCATGCACCTAGGCCAGCTCGCGGAGGAGGTTGGCGCGCAGTTCATCGTCGTTGCGGGCGATGTATTTGAACACAATGCGCTCTCCCGGGAAATCTTGGCGCGTGCCACCGAGATGTTTAAGCGCTTGCCCGTGCCTGTATATGTGCTGCCGGGAAACCACGATCCGCTGGTCGCGGACTCGGTATTTTATCGTACCAGCGCAGATAATGTGCACGTCATCGCGGATTCAGAGCCCATCGAGGTGGGCAAGGGCGTGGAATTGGTGGGCGCGCCGTACCTGTCTAAGCGCGCCAACCACGATTTGGTGCGCCAGGCGTTGGAGCCGCTTGAACCCACGGAAGGAATCCGAATTGCCGTGGGCCATGGCCAGGTGGATTCGCGCTCTAGCGGGGGAGATGCCGATACCATCGACCTGGAATTCGTAGAGCAGTGCTTGGAGCGCGGGGTGATCGATTACTTGGCGCTGGGCGATACCCACTCGACGGCCAGCCTGGGAAAGACCGGCCGCGTCTGGTTCTCTGGCAGCCCGGAGACTACGGACTTTAAGGAATGTTCCACCGGTGGCGGCGAGGCCGATTCCGGGAATGCGCTGGTGGTAAGGATTGAGGGGGAGGACATAGACATCGATAAGCGCAGCATCGGGCGCTGGACTTTTGAAGCCCTCGATGCCTCCGTCAATTCCACCGAGGACGTCGAGCGCTTCCTGCGCAGCCTGGAGGAGTACCCGGATAAGGTGCGCACGGCGATTAAATACAGCCTGCAGGGGACCCTCGGTATTGCGGCGCACGCCCGGCTGCAGCGCGGGCTGGATGAGTTGGAGGCGGTCTTCGCCTCGCTGCGCCCGCGCGAGCGGACCATGTACCTGTTCTTGGAACCGAGCGAAGACGAACTAGCCAACCTGGATATTTCCGGCTATGCCGCCGACGCCCTGCAGGAGCTGCTGGATAACCGCGAGGATCCGGTGGCCCGCGACGCCGCCAACCTGCTATTTCGCCTGGAAGGATAA